A part of Ooceraea biroi isolate clonal line C1 chromosome 10, Obir_v5.4, whole genome shotgun sequence genomic DNA contains:
- the LOC105288095 gene encoding MIP18 family protein galla-1: MLFSLLYIMISFFRKLSIGGKIKDGILPEEIMGTAEDVSIARNHSDLALKTDTELKESVYDLLRTIKDPEKPQTLEQLDVVYEDCIKICQDTPRGTSVIRVEFNPTVPHCSLATLIGLCIRVKLERHLLASFKLDIYIKKGAHSTEQEINKQINDKERIAAAMENPNLRELVEKCILEEDY; encoded by the exons ATGTTATTTTCCTTATTGTATATAATGATATCCTTTTTTCGGAAGTTATCAATTGGCGGCAAGATAAAAGATGGTATATTGCCGGAGGAGATCATGGGGACCGCCGAGGATGTCTCGATAGCAAGGAATCACAGCGATCTGGCATTAAAGACGGATACCGAGTTGAAGGAATCGGTTTACG ATTTACTGAGGACGATTAAGGACCCTGAGAAGCCGCAAACCTTGGAACAGCTGGATGTCGTTTACGAAGACTGCATAAAGATTTGCCAGGACACACCCAGAGGCACATCCGTGATTCGGGTAGAATTTAATCCCACAGTGCCGCACTGTTCGTTGGCGACGCTTATAGGACTGTGCATTCGTGTTAAACTGGAACGTCATTTGTTAGCGTCGTTTAAATTGGACATTTACATCAAGAAGGGTGCACATTCCACGGAACAAGAAA TTAACAAGCAAATCAATGACAAGGAACGCATAGCGGCCGCAATGGAGAATCCAAACTTGCGAGAACTGGTGGAGAAATGTATATTAGAGGAGGACTATTAG
- the LOC105288096 gene encoding 2-oxoglutarate and iron-dependent oxygenase domain-containing protein 3: MVQDAKRSKKKSAQKENKIQEENKAEKPIKSAELKYGPLVTFPYQRVWSRCVLILGVLLIVWYNTRQGKEVSLAKQRDVLVSRTQNVDCSVDYKDELEKYPGCAPETCGRVVTDKLASTTEVDVLLKLARSGLDLGGHDGSASILDLHSGALSKGQGFINVFKQPEAKKIFNSVDLAIYKVVKMKIQHAVAHNFGVDVNKIYLTKPTFFSRLTNKLPKSVHDEYWHPHIDKETYESFHYTTLLYLNDYDKDFEGGRFIFINKNNVNTTLEPRKGRVSIFTSGSENLHLVEKVTSGTRYALTVSFTCDQGAAISDPHFTDTSS, from the exons ATGGTGCAAGACGCAAAGAGATCGAAGAAAAAAAGCGcacaaaaggaaaataagatTCAAGAGGAGAACAAGGCGGAAAAGCCAATCAAGTCCGCCGAGTT aaaatatggACCCCTTGTAACTTTTCCATATCAAAGAGTATGGTCCAGATGCGTTCTGATACTCGGAGTACTGTTAATAGTTTGGTATAACACTAGGCAAGGCAAGGAAGTGTCCTTAGCGAAGCAGAGAGATGTACTGGTAAGTCGTACGCAGAATGTTGACTGCTCTGTGGATTATAAGGACGAGTTAGAGAAATATCCAGGCTGTGCACCGGAAACGTGTGGCAGAGTCGTTACTGACAAGCTGGCCTCAACGACAGAGGTAGACGTTTTACTAAAACTAGCGAGAAGTGGATTAGATTTGGGTGGACACGATGGCAGCGCAAGTATCTTGGATCTCCATTCGGGTGCTCTTAGCAAGGGTCAAGGATTTATCAATGTCTTTAAGCAGCCAGAGGCAAAGAAGATATTTAACAGCGTAGATCTAGCAATTTACAA AGTAGTCAAAATGAAAATACAGCACGCAGTAGCGCACAACTTTGGCGTAGACGTAAATAAGATCTACCTGACGAAACCAACGTTCTTCTCACGACTGACCAACAAGTTGCCAAAGAGCGTACATGATGAATACTGGCATCCACATATCGATAAG GAGACGTACGAATCGTTTCATTATACCACTTTATTGTACCTGAATGATTACGATAAGGATTTCGAAGGTGgccgatttatatttatcaataagaATAACGTAAACACGACACTAGAACCGAGGAAAG GGAGAGTATCAATCTTTACCTCGGGCAGCGAAAATCTACATCTAGTCGAGAAAGTAACATCTGGCACCCGTTACGCTTTGACCGTGTCCTTCACGTGCGATCAAGGTGCTGCGATATCCGATCCGCATTTTACCGATACATCGagttaa
- the LOC105288090 gene encoding fatty acid synthase, whose translation MPAQFESINNPMTRESMARNGVPYSIDSDIVITGISGRLPESSNIEEFKENLMKEMDMVTDDERRWPAGIYGLPLRTAKLKDLDNFDASFFGVHAKQAHVMDPQLRMMLEITYEAIVDAGINPSTIKGSRTGVFVGVSTSESDEYWTKDTEKVNGYGLIGCCRAMFANRVSFAFDFHGPSFVLDTACSSSMVAMHEAVTAMRAGECDAAIVGGMNLLLKPANSLQFHKLGMLSSDGKCKAFDATGKGYVRAEALVAIYLQKAKDARRVYATVVHTKTNMDGYKFQGITYPNGEMQNQLMREVYSETGINPADIVYVEAHGTGTKVGDPEEINSVDQLFCKDRKTPLLIGSVKSNMGHSEPCSGLCSIAKVLIAMESGMIPANLHFSTPNPDIPALMEGRIRVITKATPWNGGLVGINSFGFGGANAHVILRSNSKPKLSPVLDTAKLLPKLVAVSGRTEDAVYTLLDKAKEHRQDDEFLSLLHAMHNNDIPGHGFRGYEILGIDHTRELTEVASYNEKRPIWFVFSGMGTQWSGMGRELLGIEVFRRTLQRCADTLLPHGVDLMNIILNNTNETLENVIDTFVAIAAMQVALIDVLAAIDIYPDGIAGHSVGELGCAYADGAFTAEQTVLAAYWRGKSIVDSTLEPGAMAAVGLSWEDAQKMCPPNVSPACHNSMDSVTISGPTKDVLKFVEELKSKNIFAKLVRSSGIAFHSKYIASAGPKLRASLDKIIPNPKQRSAKWISSSIPEAAWGSPLAQVSSSAYHVNNLLSPVLFQEAIAHIPDNAITIEIAPHCLLQAILRRSLPSTVTNVSLHMRDHTNNLAFLLSNIGKLYMAGAQPNISKLYPPVSFPVGRGTPMIGPLVKWDHSQKWNVASFKKTSGQSGECIVQVDLSKETDAYIAGHQIDGRILFPATGYMLLVWKTLAKLRGTDFELLPVVFENLRFQRATIMPKEGAIKFSINIFEGTGEFEISEAGTVVVRGNIRVSEAIEKDQLKLPPPAVPPVKEEILPLNTKDVYKELKLRGYEYHGIFQGINSCDNYATAGELRWSNEWVSYMDTMLQFSILARKHKLMYIPSRLQYCAINPVLHKQFVEGLPQDGGLPVYYYKNVNIVKSGGIEFRGLNASVVARRQQTQAEPRHERYIFVPYENPHSLVEDPTRGKLHALTILTQIMYENMTALKLKIVEIADERAAEALLTPLVTEIVNNELSSVTVEVQVAAVSPGNYAEAFNHVDVNVSIVAQDANTAPPAQDVHLGVAVDVLSNKSYTILKNLSASLKPSGFILLEETAAHLDLETALKDTDLTLVSRQTDSIGKNYLLLKKLKKSGEPIVIQITEKNLSWVETLKAALKITYTGEQEVLLMSQGEELIGLAGLITCIRKETGGANVRYVFIQDKNSPKFGLSVPYYVNQLDKGLMANVLKGGQWGSYRHLQLDRQNNVSSLQVEHAYVNTLTRGDLGSLRWIEGPLSYYQPDNSSNTMLCSVYYAPLNFKDIMMATGKLPADALPGKMAAEECVLGIEYSGRDENGRRVMGIVEAKGLATTVLTDLDFLWEVPDKWTLEEAATIPVAYATSYYALFVRGQLKAGESVLIHAGSGGVGQAAIAIALRTGCTVFTTVGTLEKRKYLKKRFPQLIDSHIGNSRDTSFEQMILTETQGRGVDLVLNSLAEEKLQAGIRCLAMNGRFLEIGKYDLSNDNNVGMSMFLKNTTFHGVLVDALFYASSLEKKELMRLVSEGIKNGAVQPLPSTVFTEQQVEQGFRYMASGKHIGKVLLKIREEEPKKCVSPAPKTVAAVPRTYMNPEKSYVLIGGLGGFGLELANWMIARGAKFIVLVSRFGITTGYQSLCVRRWRENGVKVVISTMDITTLSGAERLIAQSNQLAPIGGIFNLAAVLRDALIDNQKEADFKAVMLPKVDGTRNLDVVSRKLCPSLDYFVVFSSISSGRGNIGQTNYGFANSAMERMMEERQANGLPGLAIQWGAIGDVGLIIEKMGNSSEIGSTLPQHISSCLATMDIFLQQPHAVLTSVISAEKHKPNTDSNRISLVEAIANILGIKDIKLVNLNNSLADLGMDSLMGTEIKQTLERNYDIALSPQDIRSLTFSKLQELSVTSTTTMKEQQPVAANASTATNSLANAIENNAADNMLLMQWPSNEVLPKEVLVRMKTKSANGPALFIVHAIEGSVNALETLASEFERPVWGLQCVEQAPHDSILELAEFYVKAIRKVQKKGPYHVAGYSFGSCVAIEMAMQLEFAGEKVILSLIDGSPAYIRQQTEMIGKVDTTQEDYIPSDACMKALAYFSIQFNKQLNFFQAYSILKESKSETDMFNKMLQVIGDIPFAQDDLKIAGYLLFKKLTAAMRYSPDKKFKGPVTLIKATDNFLHLTKDYDLSQICVQPARIDEVSGNHRSILLGESAKRIASLLRM comes from the exons ATGCCAGCACAGTTTGAAAGCATCAACAACCCCATGACGCGGGAATCCATGGCCAGGAATGGAGTACCATACTCCATCGACAGCGACATCGTAATTACGGGCATTTCAG GCCGTCTGCCCGAATCGTCCAACATCGAGGAGTTTAAAGAGAACCTGATGAAAGAAATGGACATGGTCACCGACGACGAGCGCCGTTGGCCGGCAGGAATCTACGGGCTGCCGCTCAGAACGGCCAAGCTCAAGGATCTCGACAACTTCGATGCGTCGTTCTTCGGGGTACATGCCAAACAGGCGCACGTGATGGACCCGCAACTTCGCATGATGCTAGAAATCACGTATGAGGCGATAGTCGATGCTGGTATCAACCCGTCGACCATCAAGGGATCACGTACTGGCGTGTTCGTCGGCGTCTCGACCTCGGAATCGGACGAATATTGGACAAAAGATACTGAGAAAGTCAACG GATACGGATTGATTGGTTGCTGCAGAGCGATGTTCGCCAATAGAGTTTCGTTCGCGTTCGATTTCCACGGGCCTAGTTTCGTGTTGGACACGGCCTGTTCCTCATCCATGGTCGCCATGCATGAGGCAGTCACCGCGATGCGTGCCGGCGAATGCGATGCCGCGATCGTCGGCGGAATGAATCTTCTCTTGAAACCGGCAAATTCGCTTCAGTTTCACAAATTAGGCATGTTGTCTTCGGATGGCAAATGCAAGGCATTCGACGCCACTGGTAAAGGCTACGTAAGGGCTGAGGCATTAGTGGCGATATACCTGCAGAAGGCTAAAGACGCGCGCAGGGTGTACGCCACGGTGGTTCACACAAAGACCAACATGGACGGCTACAAATTCCAAGGTATTACGTATCCCAATGGTGAGATGCAGAATCAACTGATGCGCGAAGTGTACAGCGAGACGGGTATTAATCCTGCGGACATCGTTTACGTGGAGGCCCACGGTACGGGTACCAAAGTGGGCGATCCGGAGGAGATCAACTCCGTCGACCAACTATTCTGCAAAGACAGGAAGACTCCTCTGTTAATCGGCTCGGTTAAATCCAATATGGGACACTCCGAACCCTGCAGTGGATTGTGCTCGATTGCTAAAGTACTGATCGCGATGGAGTCGGGCATGATACCTGCAAACTTGCACTTTAGTACCCCAAATCCAGACATTCCCGCACTAATGGAAGGACGCATTCGAGTGATCACCAAAGCCACGCCGTGGAACGGCGGTCTCGTGGGCATTAATTCATTTGGGTTTGGTGGTGCGAACGCGCATGTCATTTTACGCAGCAATTCGAAACCAAAGTTGTCACCGGTATTGGACACCGCTAAGCTGCTGCCCAAGCTGGTCGCCGTGTCGGGCCGTACGGAGGACGCTGTATACACGCTGCTGGACAAAGCGAAAGAGCACCGACAGGACGACGAGTTCCTTTCACTGTTACACGCCATGCACAATAATGACATACCGGGTCATGGATTCCGTGGCTACGAAATACTTGGTATCGACCACACGCGCGAGCTGACCGAGGTAGCAAGTTACAATGAGAAACGGCCCATCTGGTTCGTATTTTCTGGCATGGGTACGCAGTGGTCGGGCATGGGGCGCGAATTGCTTGGTATCGAAGTCTTTCGGCGTACTTTGCAACGATGCGCTGACACGCTGCTGCCCCACGGCGTCGACCTCATGAATATCATCCTGAACAACACGAATGAAACGTTGGAGAACGTGATAGATACTTTCGTAGCGATCGCGGCCATGCAGGTTGCCCTCATCGACGTGCTAGCGGCGATAGACATTTACCCAGACGGCATAGCCGGACACTCGGTCGGGGAATTGGGCTGTGCGTACGCCGACGGCGCATTTACAGCGGAACAAACTGTCCTGGCGGCGTATTGGCGAGGCAAATCGATCGTGGATTCCACACTGGAACCGGGCGCTATGGCGGCCGTTGGTTTAAGCTGGGAAGATGCCCAAAAGATGTGCCCGCCCAATGTCAGTCCGGCTTGTCACAACTCCATGGACTCGGTCACGATTTCCGGTCCGACTAAGGACGTGCTCAAGTTCGTGGAGGAGCTAAAGAGCAAGAACATTTTCGCCAAGCTGGTCAGAAGCTCCGGCATCGCGTTCCACAGCAAGTACATAGCTTCGGCGGGACCGAAGCTACGCGCCTCGCTCGACAAGATTATACCAAACCCGAAGCAAAGATCGGCCAAATGGATCTCCAGTTCCATACCTGAGGCTGCATGGGGCAGCCCACTCGCGCAGGTCAGCTCGTCCGCGTATCACGTAAACAATCTATTGTCGCCCGTGCTTTTCCAAGAGGCGATCGCACACATTCCGGACAACGCGATAACGATCGAGATCGCGCCACACTGTTTGCTGCAGGCGATCCTGCGCAGGTCACTACCGTCAACGGTGACCAATGTCAGCCTGCACATGCGTGATCATACCAACAACCTGGCCTTTTTACTGTCCAACATAGGCAAGCTTTACATGGCTGGCGCGCAGCCCAACATTTCCAAGCTGTATCCGCCAGTGAGTTTTCCTGTGGGTCGCGGAACACCGATGATCGGCCCCCTGGTTAAGTGGGACCACTCTCAGAAGTGGAACGTGGCCTCTTTCAAAAAAACATCGGGACAGTCGGGTGAATGCATCGTCCAGGTGGATCTTTCGAAGGAAACGGACGCTTATATAGCGGGACACCAGATAGACGGACGAATCCTTTTCCCGGCTACCGGATACATGTTGCTGGTGTGGAAAACTTTGGCGAAGCTGCGCGGCACTGATTTCGAACTATTGCCAGTCGTCTTCGAGAACTTGCGTTTTCAGCGTGCCACCATTATGCCGAAGGAGGGAGCAATTAAGTTCTCAATAAATATCTTCGAGGGAACGGGCGAATTTGAGATCTCCGAGGCTGGCACGGTCGTCGTCAGGGGTAACATTCGCGTGTCCGAAGCTATCGAGAAGGATCAACTGAAACTGCCGCCACCGGCGGTGCCACCCGTTAAAGAAGAGATTTTACCATTGAATACCAAAGACGTGTACAAGGAACTGAAGTTGCGCGGATACGAATATCACGGTATCTTCCAGGGAATTAATTCCTGCGATAACTACGCTACTGCCGGCGAACTTCGTTGGTCCAACGAATGGGTCTCGTACATGGACACCATGCTTCAATTTAGCATATTGGCAAGAAAACATAAACTGATGTACATACCATCGCGTCTTCAGTATTGCGCGATCAACCCGGTTCTCCACAAACAATTTGTGGAAGGATTGCCACAGGACGGCGGACTGCCGGTATATTATTACAAGAACGTCAATATCGTCAAATCGGGCGGTATCGAGTTCAGAGGACTGAACGCTTCCGTAGTGGCCCGACGACAACAAACTCAAGCTGAGCCCAGACACGAGCGATACATATTCGTACCATACGAAAATCCGCATAGTCTGGTGGAGGACCCAACGAGAGGAAAATTGCACGCGCTCACCATACTCACGCAGATCATGTACGAGAACATGACGGCGTTAAAACTCAAGATCGTGGAGATCGCGGACGAAAGAGCCGCGGAAGCGCTCTTGACACCACTTGTAACCGAAATTGTGAACAACGAGCTAAGTTCGGTTACC GTTGAGGTACAAGTGGCTGCCGTCTCTCCCGGTAATTACGCAGAGGCTTTCAACCACGTGGATGTGAACGTCAGTATTGTGGCGCAGGACGCGAATACCGCGCCTCCTGCTCAGGACGTGCACCTTGGCGTAGCAGTAGACGTCTTGTCCAATAAATCGTACACCATTCTGAAAAATTTGTCAGCTAGTTTAAAACCTAGCGGTTTCATTCTTCTGGAGGAAACTGCCGCGCATCTCGACCTGGAGACCGCGCTGAAAGATACAGATCTGACATTGGTCAGCAGACAAACCGATTCCATAGGAAAGAATTATCTGTTACTGAAGAAGCTGAAGAAGAGCGGAGAGCCGATCGTGATCCAGATCACGGAGAAAAATCTCTCGTGGGTGGAAACTTTAAAAGCAGCATTGAAGATAACGTATACTGGAGAGCAAGAAGTACTGCTGATGTCTCAGGGTGAAGAGTTAATTG GTCTAGCTGGACTCATAACTTGCATCCGGAAAGAGACCGGCGGTGCAAACGTGCGCTACGTCTTCATCCAGGATAAAAACTCTCCCAAATTTGGTTTATCCGTGCCGTACTACGTGAACCAGTTGGACAAGGGACTGATGGCCAACGTGCTAAAAGGAGGACAGTGGGGTTCCTATCGGCACTTGCAATTGGATCGGCAGAACAACGTGTCTTCTCTGCAGGTGGAGCATGCCTACGTGAACACGCTGACGAGGGGAGATTTGGGCAGTTTGAGATGGATCGAGGGTCCGTTGAGTTATTACCAGCCGGATAATTCCTCGAATACGATGCTCTGCAGCGTGTACTACGCGCCGTTGAACTTTAA GGACATCATGATGGCGACTGGCAAATTACCAGCGGATGCTTTGCCAGGAAAGATGGCTGCGGAAGAGTGTGTACTGGGAATCGAATATTCTGGGAGAGACGAAAATGGTCGTCGCGTGATGGGTATAGTTGAAGCCAAAGGATTGGCAACCACCGTGTTGACGGATCTTGATTTTCTCTGGGAGGTGCCGGACAAATGGACCTTGGAGGAAGCGGCTACGATACCAGTCGCTTATGCGACTAGCTACTACGCTCTCTTTGTACGGGGTCAGCTGAAAGCGGGCGAGAGTGTTTTGATTCATGCCGGTTCAGGCGGCGTTGGCCAGGCAGCGATCGCCATCGCTCTACGTACCGGTTGCACGGTCTTTACTACCGTCGGCACACTGGAAAAACGAAAATACCTGAAGAAGAGATTCCCTCAGTTGATTGATTCGCACATCGGCAATTCGCGAGACACGAGCTTCGAGCAGATGATACTCACCGAGACTCAAGGACGTGGAGTTGACCTGGTGCTGAATTCTCTCGCGGAGGAGAAACTGCAAGCCGGCATACGGTGTCTCGCGATGAACGGTCGTTTCCTTGAAATCGGGAAGTATGACTTGTCGAATGACAATAACGTAGGCATGTCGATGTTCTTGAAGAACACGACCTTCCATGGTGTATTAGTGGATGCGCTATTCTACGCGAGCTCTCTTGAGAAGAAGGAACTAATGAGGCTCGTTTCGGAGGGAATCAAAAACGGAGCGGTACAACCGCTACCCTCGACCGTGTTCACGGAGCAGCAAGTCGAGCAAGGATTCAGATACATGGCATCGGGCAAGCACATTGGTAAAGTGCTATTGAAGATCCGGGAAGAGGAGCCAAAGAAGTGTGTATCCCCGGCACCGAAGACGGTGGCTGCCGTACCGCGTACTTACATGAATCCAGAAAAGTCGTACGTGCTGATCGGCGGCCTCGGTGGATTCGGTCTGGAACTGGCGAATTGGATGATCGCCCGTGGCGCCAAGTTTATCGTTCTCGTGTCGCGTTTCGGCATAACCACGGGTTATCAGTCATTGTGTGTACGACGCTGGCGCGAAAACGGCGTAAAAGTCGTTATCTCTACGATGGACATTACAACACTGTCGGGTGCTGAACGCCTGATCGCACAGAGCAACCAGCTAGCTCCGATAGGTGGTATATTCAACTTGGCGGCCGTCCTGCGCGATGCACTCATCGACAATCAGAAGGAGGCTGACTTCAAGGCGGTGATGTTGCCAAAAGTAGATGGCACGAGAAACTTGGACGTGGTATCGAGAAAACTCTGTCCATCGCTGGATTACTTTGTCGTGTTTTCGTCGATATCGAGCGGCCGCGGCAATATAGGTCAGACCAATTACGGTTTCGCCAACTCGGCCATGGAGAGAATGATGGAAGAAAGACAGGCCAATGGTTTACCTGGCCTCGCTATTCAATGGGGTGCCATCGGAGATGTTGGCTTAATCATAG AGAAAATGGGAAATTCCAGCGAGATTGGTAGTACTCTGCCGCAACACATATCAAGTTGTCTCGCGACCATGGATATCTTCCTTCAACAACCACACGCGGTGCTGACTTCTGTAATATCAGCCGAGAAACATAAACCGAATACGGATAGCAACAGGATCAGCCTTGTCGAAGCCATTGCCAATATCTTGGGCATCAAGGACATCAAGCTGGTTAATCTCAACAACAGCTTGGCCGACTTGGGCATGGATTCGCTGATGGGCACGGAGATAAAACAGACTCTCGAAAGAAACTATGATATCGCGTTATCGCCTCAAGATATTCGCTCGTTGACGTTCAGCAAACTACAAGAGTTATCTGTGACAAGTACCACGACGATGAAGGAGCAGCAACCAGTCGCCGCGAATGCGAGCACTGCCACCAATTCGCTTGCTAATGCCATCGAGAACAATGCCGCCGACAACATGCTGCTAATGCAGTGGCCGAGTAACGAAGTGCTGCCCAAGGAAGTTCTTGTTCGTATGAAGACGAAGAGTGCAAATGGACCAGCCTTGTTCATCGTGCACGCGATTGAGGGCTCGGTAAACGCATTAGAAACTCTGGCCAGCGAATTCGAGAGACCAGTTTGGGGTTTGCAATGCGTCGAACAGGCGCCTCACGACAGTATTTTGGAACTGGCCGAGTTCTACGTGAAGGCCATTAGGAAAGTTCAAAAGAAAGGACCGTATCACGTGGCAGGGTATTCCTTTGGATCTTGCGTCGCCATAGAGATGGCCATGCAATTGGAATTCGCTGGGGAGAAAGTGATCCTGAGTCTGATCGACGGTTCGCCGGCGTACATACGACAGCAAACGGAGATGATCGGCAAAGTAGACACGACCCAAGAAGATTACATCCCCTCGGACGCGTGCATGAAAGCACTGGCGTATTTCAGCATACAGTTTAACAAGCAACTCAACTTCTTCCAG gcGTACTCTATTCTGAAAGAGAGCAAATCGGAAACGGATATGTTTAACAAAATGTTACAAGTGATAGGCGACATTCCGTTCGCGCAGGATGATCTCAAGATCGCCGGATACCTTTTATTCAAAAAGTTGACAGCCGCCATGAGATATAGTCCGGATAAAAAGTTCAAAGGGCCAGTCACGCTGATCAAGGCCACGGATAACTTCCTACACCTAACAAAAGATTACGATTTATCACag ATCTGTGTGCAACCCGCGAGGATAGACGAGGTGTCCGGTAATCATAGGTCGATACTGCTGGGAGAGAGCGCAAAGAGAATCGCGAGTCTTTTGCGAATGTAA